In Synechococcus sp. A18-25c, a single window of DNA contains:
- a CDS encoding ShlB/FhaC/HecB family hemolysin secretion/activation protein — MFPLFAQLVAPPIQPGPARLPERQSPAANDDAVQLEIENEAGEQNEGEFNLQINRQSIEIEGSSPYNRKRTQEILRDCELSVDSSRKNSCVNQLNAQLQKDGYINTRVVAEELNGQTKLIIIPGRLVEINVTSKNKGLTSEIENELAPLLDQSFNIIQIKNALLDLERQGIASRISGSIGKLGSNPTKATLNITAEVIPKPWKGLTSLRNDGNAGSGQWRGIAILQKPDLLTRGDQFQFYGELNVDNDPELGAGIGSISYTYPLTRRWSVTGSLGASRRYLVEYPKPFRDLSFRQYQGLIQTDWTFLQTTSTNTYAFFGVSSNHNNSYYKNEPFPVIAGGGIDGDLTSGYARFGIGHLGAKNSLSWSGQIYGLQGINSFSSPDELKNLNALGIHPNNAMAIGVYTTGLWAINNTLIAKAVAGGQYAFNPLTSSMGFGVGSDNGLRGLPGTLISGDNGWLGNLELEWSFLKLKNNQFKLVPFGGAGGITTTRLGSTFNDTVGSYGVLMRWQHRNQLIIDLGWANQFNTDDNTGLWNDWIIGNGIYSKVTIQF, encoded by the coding sequence GTGTTTCCTCTCTTCGCCCAACTGGTAGCTCCTCCAATCCAACCAGGGCCAGCAAGACTCCCTGAGAGGCAGAGCCCTGCGGCAAACGACGACGCGGTACAACTCGAGATAGAGAATGAGGCAGGTGAACAAAATGAAGGTGAGTTCAATCTGCAAATAAATAGACAATCCATTGAGATCGAAGGTTCATCCCCGTACAACAGGAAAAGAACACAAGAAATCCTTCGAGACTGCGAATTATCAGTCGACTCGAGTCGCAAAAATAGCTGCGTCAATCAACTCAATGCTCAGCTACAAAAAGACGGATATATCAATACACGCGTCGTTGCCGAAGAACTGAATGGCCAAACCAAGTTAATTATCATCCCCGGCAGGTTGGTTGAGATCAATGTCACCTCAAAAAATAAGGGGCTCACCTCAGAGATCGAAAATGAATTAGCGCCGTTGCTTGATCAAAGCTTTAACATTATCCAAATCAAAAATGCACTGCTGGACCTTGAACGGCAAGGAATCGCCAGCCGCATTTCAGGAAGTATTGGAAAGCTAGGAAGCAATCCAACCAAAGCGACACTCAACATCACAGCAGAAGTGATCCCCAAACCATGGAAAGGGTTAACATCACTTCGAAATGATGGCAATGCGGGAAGCGGACAATGGAGAGGAATTGCAATCCTGCAAAAACCCGATTTGCTGACTCGAGGAGATCAATTTCAGTTTTATGGGGAACTGAATGTTGATAACGATCCTGAACTTGGAGCAGGAATCGGGTCGATCAGTTACACCTACCCACTGACACGCAGATGGAGTGTGACAGGATCACTTGGAGCAAGCAGACGCTATTTGGTGGAATATCCAAAACCATTTCGTGATTTAAGTTTTAGGCAGTATCAAGGGCTAATCCAAACTGACTGGACATTTCTGCAGACAACGTCCACAAACACATATGCATTTTTTGGAGTCAGTTCCAACCACAATAATAGCTACTATAAGAATGAGCCTTTTCCCGTGATCGCTGGTGGTGGCATCGATGGAGACTTAACAAGCGGATATGCTCGATTCGGAATTGGACATCTTGGAGCAAAAAATTCTCTGTCATGGTCAGGTCAGATTTACGGACTACAAGGCATCAATTCCTTCAGTAGCCCTGATGAACTGAAAAACCTCAACGCGCTGGGAATCCATCCAAATAACGCAATGGCTATCGGCGTCTACACAACTGGGCTCTGGGCAATTAACAACACGTTGATCGCAAAAGCTGTGGCTGGCGGACAATATGCTTTCAATCCTTTAACGAGCAGCATGGGGTTTGGTGTTGGAAGCGACAATGGATTGAGAGGATTACCAGGGACATTAATTAGTGGTGATAACGGATGGCTTGGCAATTTAGAATTGGAGTGGTCGTTTCTCAAATTAAAGAACAACCAGTTCAAGCTTGTACCTTTCGGAGGCGCAGGTGGGATTACAACAACACGACTGGGCAGCACTTTCAACGACACCGTTGGGTCCTATGGGGTATTGATGAGATGGCAACATAGAAATCAATTAATCATAGATTTAGGCTGGGCCAATCAATTCAATACAGACGACAATACAGGATTATGGAATGATTGGATTATTGGAAATGGTATTTATTCAAAAGTGACAATCCAATTTTAA
- a CDS encoding CHAT domain-containing protein, producing MSVSSVKQIILSLGLPCVVVVASTVQPARSQIETSGRLGTSINSGSGTQSCVSGVCAISGGTDAGSNKFHRFTLFDANRTAESSITGVTIETDAQSNVILGVASSSNGFNLSVPLSLDSSGNLFIVSPDGISLSTGASFSNVTDLTLTNLSTLPVGAGQFSVNSSLSEVQLLTGTPFLNRSSTSLSSSASPITISGVTLSVDGALYVHANSNLSVSNSTISAPTSLDVGADLTVSNSTINNNSAVSLYSEGNLSIYDSTIDGNSSVDIDAGNILRISDPSNSSDTGVSISENTAVTINTVGNLNAANANLDSNTALTITVGGALNVDSISGLSSSGVSINQNTSLLITTIGDFSYFRSSLNDNEMITINAGQDFVFFSSELLRNLPYTSVQYQSDFDTVSALPYFTIDAAGKIDIDDSSIDFNGPFTMVSSTSDVLITNSDFLDNLYPYLESLTGDITIASSLLLRNAFIDAYAMGSAYVFDTSVVGNDLVIGAEQGNAVISSSGLNDNVIVATSVDGDSVIIDSDLDNNVLDVDSESGDAGIVDSDLVDTDVVVVSKDGDSVIVDSTAVNSTVDVASDTGDAAIADSELFDSDVFAVSAKGDVVVFGSNVDKSVFEAAALTGNIDVLNSEFFNNQDVAFVSDFDVSIADSSLAGNEFVVVDVGSDAFFDSTTIRGTDTFVVDAGGDALIDSSTIRGTDTFVVDAGGDALIESSTISGTDTFVVDAGNEVLIEASSMSDNDDVSMDARNGLSIASNTTTESESNSVVDSVNNNGQNSSEQTQTSGSSQTQGTSQETTSVANDASADSDGESSGDSSASSESTSESSSESDSDSESASESQTSSEEGGNDSASSTASNDDTSDSQSGPTASSESGDAATPSFQISTLDAGVVTSNLRDSIDTNTAEVLSVLGLDDLTPTPASELTPAGISQSLNDARQVYQSLSLSSLNHSVATVASDPSSDVSLIDSKLSDLSFNPAFLNISFTKNSDLGVGDSSEGFIDLTLITSDGTVIGRRTELSLAEFADLLRGFYGKITSQRSLDPALPSSEASKLYSLFLEPIQDVLATEEVTTVLISADRGLQAIPFSALARQGQFAVDRLSFSFTPSLSLTDLSIPLASPQTDQILIMGSTQFSGLAPLPYVNQEVENIAQYYGGQSIIGDQFTSSRVVSDLRTSNESLIHLATHADFKGGRPDESMIYTSDGFISFESFKSIRRNRELNPMNLFVLSACRSALGDSDSEMGLAGLALQAGSKSAIGSLWYVDDVATSAFFSQFYRYLSDGVAKSTALAQTQRDFSSGKIKIQGSDVVLGSGEVLLSGLSAAQKYNYPQDFRHPFFWSGFVLLGAPW from the coding sequence ATGTCTGTTTCTTCTGTTAAGCAGATTATTCTGTCTTTGGGACTTCCTTGTGTTGTTGTTGTCGCTTCCACCGTCCAGCCAGCAAGGTCGCAGATTGAAACGTCAGGCCGCCTGGGCACATCCATTAATAGTGGCTCAGGCACGCAGTCTTGCGTATCAGGTGTTTGTGCTATTAGCGGTGGAACGGATGCAGGTAGTAATAAATTTCATCGCTTTACTTTGTTTGATGCGAATCGGACCGCTGAATCCTCGATTACTGGAGTGACGATCGAAACGGATGCTCAGAGTAATGTGATTCTCGGTGTCGCTTCATCATCCAATGGTTTTAACCTCAGTGTACCGCTGAGCCTTGATTCATCGGGTAACTTGTTCATCGTCTCACCGGATGGTATCTCGTTGTCGACAGGTGCTTCTTTTTCCAATGTAACGGATCTTACCTTAACGAATCTCTCCACACTGCCGGTTGGTGCAGGGCAGTTTTCAGTTAATTCCAGCCTGAGTGAAGTTCAATTGTTGACCGGAACCCCGTTCCTCAATCGTTCATCGACCAGTCTTTCTTCGTCTGCCTCTCCAATCACGATCAGCGGAGTGACACTGTCTGTCGACGGCGCGTTGTATGTGCATGCAAATTCGAATCTTAGTGTTTCTAATTCCACAATTAGTGCGCCAACTTCACTCGATGTCGGTGCTGACCTCACAGTGTCGAATTCCACCATTAATAATAATTCTGCTGTCTCGTTGTACTCGGAAGGAAACCTGTCTATCTACGATTCAACGATTGATGGTAATTCATCCGTTGATATTGATGCAGGAAATATACTAAGGATTTCAGATCCAAGCAATTCGTCTGATACGGGTGTTTCAATCAGCGAGAATACTGCTGTAACGATCAATACTGTTGGTAATCTAAATGCTGCTAACGCTAATCTTGATAGCAATACTGCACTCACAATAACGGTCGGTGGAGCTTTAAACGTAGATAGTATTTCTGGTCTCTCAAGCTCAGGTGTCTCGATTAACCAAAACACTTCACTGTTAATTACCACCATTGGTGACTTTAGTTATTTTCGCTCAAGTCTTAATGATAATGAGATGATAACTATTAACGCTGGTCAAGACTTTGTCTTTTTCAGTTCCGAGCTTCTTCGTAATTTGCCCTATACATCTGTGCAGTATCAATCAGACTTTGACACTGTTAGTGCGCTGCCTTATTTCACCATTGATGCCGCAGGCAAGATCGATATTGATGACTCCAGCATTGATTTCAATGGTCCCTTTACAATGGTTTCATCGACGTCTGATGTTCTGATTACCAATTCTGATTTTCTCGATAACCTTTATCCCTATTTGGAGTCTCTCACAGGTGATATTACGATTGCCAGTTCATTGCTTTTACGGAATGCGTTCATCGATGCATATGCCATGGGTAGTGCCTATGTTTTCGACACGTCAGTGGTTGGCAACGACCTTGTGATTGGTGCTGAGCAGGGGAACGCAGTGATTTCCAGTTCAGGTCTGAACGATAACGTTATTGTTGCCACATCTGTTGATGGTGACTCTGTCATTATTGACTCCGATTTGGACAACAATGTTTTAGATGTTGACTCCGAATCGGGTGATGCGGGCATTGTTGATTCTGATCTTGTCGACACGGATGTTGTTGTCGTCTCCAAAGATGGTGATTCGGTGATTGTGGATTCAACAGCTGTGAATTCTACGGTTGATGTTGCATCGGACACTGGTGATGCAGCGATTGCCGACTCGGAACTGTTTGATAGTGACGTTTTCGCTGTGTCTGCTAAAGGTGATGTTGTTGTTTTTGGGTCGAATGTTGACAAAAGTGTGTTCGAAGCCGCAGCACTGACTGGCAATATTGACGTTTTGAATTCTGAGTTTTTCAACAATCAAGATGTCGCTTTTGTTTCAGATTTTGATGTCTCGATTGCTGATTCTTCTTTGGCTGGTAATGAGTTTGTTGTGGTTGATGTTGGTAGCGATGCTTTCTTTGATTCCACGACAATTAGAGGAACTGATACTTTCGTTGTTGATGCAGGTGGTGATGCTTTGATCGATTCTTCGACAATTAGAGGAACTGATACTTTCGTTGTTGATGCAGGTGGTGATGCTTTGATCGAATCTTCTACAATTAGTGGTACGGATACATTTGTTGTTGATGCGGGCAATGAAGTGTTGATTGAGGCATCCTCGATGAGTGATAACGATGATGTTTCGATGGATGCCAGGAACGGATTATCCATTGCATCCAATACCACCACCGAGTCTGAAAGTAATTCGGTTGTTGATTCAGTCAATAATAATGGTCAAAATTCTTCTGAGCAAACCCAGACATCCGGTTCCTCTCAGACTCAAGGCACGAGTCAAGAGACAACTTCAGTGGCGAATGATGCTTCTGCTGATTCAGACGGTGAATCTAGCGGTGATAGTTCTGCAAGTTCAGAATCAACATCAGAATCGAGCTCGGAATCAGATTCAGATTCAGAATCAGCTTCCGAGTCTCAAACTTCTTCAGAAGAGGGTGGCAATGATAGCGCCTCCTCGACTGCTTCCAATGATGACACTTCTGATTCACAATCCGGACCAACGGCGTCCAGCGAATCCGGTGATGCAGCAACCCCTTCCTTTCAGATTTCAACGCTCGACGCTGGTGTTGTTACGTCGAACTTACGGGATTCAATCGATACCAATACTGCTGAGGTTCTTTCTGTTCTCGGCCTCGACGACCTCACCCCTACCCCTGCTAGCGAGTTGACTCCTGCAGGAATTTCACAGAGTTTGAATGACGCACGACAGGTATATCAGTCACTTAGTTTGTCTTCTCTGAATCACTCAGTCGCTACCGTTGCCAGTGATCCCTCTAGTGATGTTTCACTCATCGATTCAAAACTTAGCGATCTCTCTTTTAATCCAGCGTTTCTCAATATTTCATTCACTAAAAATTCTGATCTTGGTGTTGGTGATTCGTCTGAAGGTTTTATTGATCTTACCCTGATCACCTCCGATGGCACAGTGATAGGACGTCGCACTGAGCTTTCTCTTGCGGAATTTGCAGACCTCCTCCGTGGCTTTTACGGCAAAATCACAAGCCAGCGATCTTTGGACCCAGCGCTTCCATCGTCTGAGGCGTCGAAGTTGTATTCACTCTTTTTGGAGCCCATACAAGATGTATTGGCTACTGAAGAAGTAACCACTGTGTTGATTTCTGCAGATCGTGGTTTGCAAGCGATCCCGTTCTCTGCCTTGGCTCGCCAAGGTCAATTTGCTGTGGACAGACTTTCATTTTCTTTTACGCCCTCGCTTTCCCTGACTGATTTGTCGATACCACTTGCAAGTCCTCAGACTGATCAAATCTTAATTATGGGATCGACCCAATTTTCAGGACTGGCTCCACTCCCATACGTGAATCAAGAAGTTGAGAATATTGCTCAATATTATGGTGGTCAGTCCATCATTGGTGATCAATTTACATCGTCTCGCGTCGTCTCTGACTTACGCACTTCGAATGAATCTCTCATCCACTTGGCAACTCATGCCGACTTCAAGGGTGGTAGGCCTGACGAATCCATGATTTACACCAGTGATGGCTTTATCTCTTTTGAATCGTTCAAGTCAATTCGGCGTAATCGAGAATTGAATCCTATGAATTTGTTTGTTCTCAGCGCCTGTCGTAGTGCTTTGGGAGACAGTGATAGTGAAATGGGCCTTGCTGGTTTAGCACTTCAGGCTGGCTCTAAAAGTGCCATTGGTTCCCTCTGGTACGTTGATGATGTGGCTACATCAGCATTTTTCTCTCAGTTTTATCGCTATCTCAGTGATGGTGTTGCCAAATCGACGGCTTTGGCCCAAACGCAGCGAGATTTTTCTTCTGGCAAGATCAAAATCCAAGGCTCTGATGTTGTCTTAGGATCCGGTGAGGTTTTGCTATCAGGACTCTCTGCAGCACAAAAATATAATTATCCTCAAGATTTTCGCCATCCTTTCTTTTGGTCTGGTTTTGTTTTGCTTGGCGCTCCTTGGTAA
- a CDS encoding cyclic nucleotide-binding domain-containing protein: MDVTTIKKALEPDQTVFDFTKEASEDLQLWVRTNGTIEIKQSGTQLIEEGIVSNDVVILMKGTVAVNTTDHNGDSQRLAILSQGTIVGEMSWLERRPAVAEIVTETESKVLFLSIEQLDKMRSDEPKLAAEWQQLIARKLASQIINQNAWIHRYEGSGAEIEPLRKVLVMFAELNDIDLDQIATMGSLRRVPAGGILLKQEEEVASIFLILAGEAEILINVDGSTKKVGTSRRGELLGELTLLTSEAQGASATVKSTNGMELLELDKVKLKEALSDKPEFADRFFRSLNCMLSQRSRDQLLARQLAARSRTAEAEDDEDALDLTQLGNINRAGQRFHALCQKFQNGGVARL, from the coding sequence GTGGATGTGACTACAATTAAGAAGGCTCTAGAACCCGATCAAACGGTGTTTGACTTTACAAAAGAGGCAAGCGAGGATCTTCAGTTATGGGTTCGCACCAACGGAACGATTGAGATCAAACAGAGCGGAACACAATTGATTGAAGAAGGCATCGTTAGCAACGATGTTGTGATACTGATGAAAGGCACAGTCGCTGTCAATACAACTGATCACAACGGAGATTCTCAACGTCTCGCCATTCTCAGCCAAGGAACGATCGTCGGTGAGATGAGTTGGCTAGAGAGACGCCCAGCAGTCGCAGAAATTGTGACAGAAACTGAAAGCAAAGTTCTGTTCCTAAGCATTGAACAACTGGATAAAATGCGAAGTGATGAACCTAAGCTGGCTGCTGAATGGCAGCAACTGATTGCTCGAAAACTAGCGTCTCAAATTATAAATCAAAATGCCTGGATCCATCGCTATGAAGGTTCTGGTGCTGAAATAGAACCGTTGAGGAAAGTTCTGGTGATGTTTGCAGAACTCAACGACATTGATCTCGATCAGATCGCAACCATGGGATCACTACGTCGAGTTCCAGCTGGTGGAATTCTGCTCAAGCAAGAAGAAGAAGTAGCATCCATCTTTTTGATCCTTGCAGGGGAAGCTGAAATTTTGATCAATGTCGACGGGAGCACCAAAAAAGTTGGTACATCCCGACGCGGTGAATTACTTGGAGAACTCACCCTCTTAACATCAGAGGCTCAAGGGGCGAGTGCCACAGTGAAAAGCACTAATGGAATGGAACTGCTCGAGCTTGATAAGGTCAAGCTAAAAGAAGCGCTCAGCGACAAACCCGAATTTGCAGATCGGTTTTTCCGCAGTCTGAACTGCATGTTGTCGCAGAGGAGCCGCGACCAGTTGCTGGCACGGCAACTTGCTGCTCGAAGTCGAACTGCAGAAGCTGAGGATGATGAAGACGCGCTTGATTTGACGCAACTCGGAAACATTAATCGAGCGGGCCAACGATTTCATGCCCTATGCCAAAAATTTCAAAATGGGGGAGTCGCAAGGCTGTGA
- a CDS encoding ATP-binding cassette domain-containing protein, giving the protein MPKISKWGSRKAVKLKAGERITWPITNFLTTQDHLLGAMQGMPFIRIKANLALPGLPIECIQKLKLELIATQDNDFIENVNSTTPDGIHWLNNEILVQLGQVINSPVGSSIDDICALLEELFNHEQSKNQQKIKTHQSLRYQAEVALFNAIEGNTQIGAETPRQNNTSELACLIAMIKDINVEEIIDIKIQQSNTRDHLQQLLENNELIGREVLINEENLRSDCGDLIAFAEEGSHSPILLKNTSRGYVMLDPKKGSSVKDINQYPEALKNISPRMISVNRSLSKKDLSTLGLLRFAFGESKDSTQYVISGLLIGLAVGFLLSIGRDIGASRWIFTLGASGVVLGTALGFVSQGFRSGIALMSVATGLAMLTPTFNTIITNNALPDQDLGLLLQISLVMVAAGVTRVALEWLQSRDVLLTQHQGAAKVQLAGMYRLLSLPTEFFRVRSIGDLQLRFGAFEDIRLEIQSLIEGGLIRLLLISTYVLFMLKISVKLTILAIILSAFIALPTILIATQSRKLKRRQEITESEAQSRNLELINSVSKLRIAGAEAQAARWWAEPYKQVISLENAIDAKEAAAELIKSVMPNLGTLMIYIMITKLIAEATSSTIVNAPNIGQQLGFFAAFNTYIGGIAGLAGLLTGAFDLPVLYERARPILDEAPEAKDNTKEVGVLQGGFQLDRVSYRYKPEMPLVLDGVSFAAKAGEYVAIVGPSGSGKSTLVRLLLGFAQPENGTILLDGNPLSGLDPKSVRRQIGTVLQSNSLFSSSIMEAIAGGAVIQEDEAWHAAELAGLADDIHAMPMGMHTMIPDGGGTLSGGQKQRVAIARALVRKPRLLIFDEATSALDNHSQAVVAQSLDKLSVTRIVIAHRLSTIRHANQIIVMERGQVKEKGTYETLMDKGGLFKRLMERQVQ; this is encoded by the coding sequence ATGCCAAAAATTTCAAAATGGGGGAGTCGCAAGGCTGTGAAACTTAAGGCGGGAGAGCGGATCACATGGCCGATCACCAACTTCTTAACCACGCAGGATCACTTACTAGGGGCGATGCAGGGAATGCCATTCATTCGCATTAAGGCAAATCTTGCCTTACCAGGTCTTCCAATTGAATGCATTCAAAAACTAAAACTTGAGTTAATTGCAACACAAGACAATGACTTTATTGAGAACGTCAATTCAACCACTCCCGATGGAATCCATTGGTTAAATAATGAGATTCTTGTTCAATTGGGTCAAGTTATTAATTCACCAGTTGGTTCATCAATAGATGACATCTGTGCACTCCTGGAAGAGCTCTTCAATCACGAACAGTCAAAAAACCAGCAGAAGATCAAGACCCATCAATCTCTCCGATATCAAGCTGAAGTTGCACTCTTTAACGCAATTGAGGGCAACACGCAAATCGGCGCAGAGACACCAAGGCAAAACAATACTAGTGAACTCGCTTGCTTAATAGCGATGATCAAAGACATTAATGTCGAAGAAATTATCGATATCAAAATACAGCAATCAAATACGAGAGATCATCTTCAACAATTGCTTGAAAACAACGAATTAATTGGCCGAGAGGTACTTATTAATGAAGAAAACCTAAGAAGTGATTGCGGAGATTTAATCGCATTCGCTGAAGAAGGAAGTCATTCACCCATCCTGCTAAAAAACACATCACGTGGATATGTGATGCTGGACCCGAAAAAGGGGAGTTCAGTTAAGGATATCAATCAATACCCTGAGGCTCTGAAAAATATTAGCCCGCGAATGATATCAGTAAACCGATCGCTAAGCAAAAAAGACTTAAGTACATTAGGCCTACTGCGATTTGCATTCGGTGAATCAAAAGATTCTACTCAATACGTAATCTCCGGATTGCTCATCGGATTGGCTGTAGGTTTTCTGCTGTCCATTGGACGAGATATTGGTGCTTCACGTTGGATATTCACACTTGGCGCCAGTGGGGTTGTTTTAGGTACTGCTTTGGGATTCGTCAGTCAAGGCTTTCGAAGTGGTATTGCCCTGATGTCGGTCGCGACAGGACTCGCCATGCTGACGCCGACATTCAACACGATCATTACTAACAACGCGCTTCCAGATCAGGATTTAGGGCTCTTACTTCAAATCAGCCTTGTAATGGTCGCAGCTGGCGTGACTCGCGTAGCTTTGGAGTGGCTCCAAAGCCGAGATGTACTCCTCACCCAACACCAAGGCGCAGCAAAAGTGCAGCTCGCTGGGATGTACCGGCTTTTAAGCCTTCCAACGGAGTTTTTCCGAGTGCGCAGTATTGGTGATTTACAACTGCGTTTTGGAGCTTTTGAAGATATCAGGCTTGAAATTCAAAGTCTGATAGAAGGGGGACTTATACGCCTACTTCTTATCAGCACATATGTGCTATTCATGCTCAAGATAAGCGTAAAACTTACGATACTTGCCATCATTTTATCAGCATTCATTGCACTTCCAACGATTCTAATCGCCACTCAGTCAAGGAAACTAAAACGCCGTCAGGAGATCACCGAGTCAGAAGCACAGAGTCGTAATCTTGAGTTAATCAATTCTGTTAGTAAACTACGAATCGCTGGAGCTGAAGCACAAGCAGCACGTTGGTGGGCAGAGCCATACAAGCAAGTAATTAGCTTAGAAAATGCAATTGATGCAAAAGAAGCAGCTGCAGAGCTTATTAAGAGCGTCATGCCCAATCTTGGGACTTTGATGATTTACATCATGATCACAAAATTAATCGCTGAAGCGACTTCCTCGACCATAGTCAATGCTCCCAACATTGGCCAACAATTGGGATTCTTTGCTGCATTCAACACCTATATCGGGGGTATCGCGGGATTAGCCGGTCTCTTGACTGGAGCCTTTGATCTGCCGGTGTTGTACGAGCGAGCAAGACCAATCCTGGATGAAGCACCTGAAGCCAAAGACAACACCAAAGAAGTCGGTGTCCTGCAAGGCGGTTTCCAATTGGATCGCGTGAGCTACCGCTACAAGCCTGAGATGCCCCTAGTTCTGGATGGAGTCAGCTTTGCAGCCAAGGCTGGTGAGTATGTAGCCATTGTTGGACCATCTGGATCCGGTAAATCAACGCTAGTGCGCCTTCTCTTGGGTTTTGCCCAACCAGAAAACGGAACGATCCTTCTCGATGGCAATCCACTATCAGGGCTTGATCCAAAAAGCGTGAGACGCCAAATTGGAACTGTCCTTCAAAGCAATTCTCTTTTCAGCTCCTCGATCATGGAAGCCATTGCTGGAGGAGCCGTGATCCAGGAAGATGAAGCTTGGCATGCTGCAGAGCTCGCCGGACTCGCCGACGACATCCATGCCATGCCCATGGGGATGCACACGATGATTCCTGACGGCGGAGGAACACTCTCAGGTGGTCAGAAACAACGAGTCGCCATTGCTCGAGCCCTGGTACGCAAACCACGATTGCTGATTTTTGATGAGGCCACCAGTGCTCTCGATAATCACAGCCAGGCTGTAGTGGCGCAGAGCTTAGACAAACTGTCCGTGACACGGATTGTGATCGCCCATCGGTTAAGCACGATCCGCCATGCAAACCAAATTATTGTGATGGAACGTGGGCAAGTGAAAGAGAAGGGAACATACGAGACACTCATGGACAAGGGAGGTCTCTTCAAACGATTAATGGAGCGGCAGGTTCAATGA
- a CDS encoding HlyD family efflux transporter periplasmic adaptor subunit: MSLFRKTALDALSTPEQLNQPLQLLRPSQWLLLISLGSFSLTILLWSILGKIPVRISGKGVLIRPNSLSVVQSETSGQVLDVPTQVGDCLEEGEQMARIDPVSQDIEIKAAKTRLYQMISQDSAQDALGEKQLQLLQSDVERIRHLSDIGAISTDEINQRNRRLTQLRYDIKAANNRREQNIQEQRNQINSRQEEIERLSIIRAPISGCVVDRGIHIGEVVQSGSTLFTIQNQTDSKTLESLVFFPARDAKRLQIGQRVRVSPTTTKQQRHGGIEGEITSINVLPIRDDAVIKRLGVRSLLESVRGPQAAPLIEVGTSLQRDPNTVSGYDWGGGEGPNIQITTGTTTNVRVLVEERRPISYVIPILRDLTGIY; this comes from the coding sequence ATGAGTCTTTTCAGAAAAACTGCTCTTGATGCACTCTCTACACCAGAACAGCTCAATCAGCCTCTCCAATTGCTGCGACCGTCCCAGTGGCTGCTTCTGATCTCGCTCGGGAGCTTTAGCCTAACGATCCTGCTGTGGTCAATCCTGGGAAAAATTCCAGTCAGAATCAGCGGTAAGGGCGTGCTTATTCGACCAAATAGTCTGTCTGTAGTGCAGAGCGAGACCAGCGGCCAAGTGCTTGACGTGCCAACACAAGTTGGCGATTGTCTGGAAGAAGGCGAGCAAATGGCACGAATTGATCCGGTGAGTCAAGATATCGAAATTAAGGCGGCAAAGACTCGGCTCTATCAAATGATCAGCCAAGACAGTGCTCAAGATGCCCTTGGAGAAAAACAATTGCAATTATTACAATCTGATGTTGAAAGGATCAGACATTTATCGGACATTGGAGCGATTTCAACTGACGAAATTAATCAACGCAATCGCAGACTGACCCAATTGCGATATGACATCAAAGCAGCTAACAATAGACGGGAACAGAACATCCAAGAGCAAAGAAATCAGATCAACTCCCGGCAAGAGGAAATTGAACGCCTAAGCATCATTCGTGCTCCAATCAGCGGATGTGTTGTCGATCGTGGGATCCACATTGGCGAGGTGGTGCAATCCGGAAGCACACTGTTCACCATTCAGAACCAAACTGACTCAAAAACTCTCGAGAGTCTGGTTTTTTTTCCAGCACGAGATGCCAAACGTCTACAGATCGGGCAACGCGTCAGGGTCAGCCCGACGACGACCAAGCAACAACGGCATGGCGGCATCGAAGGCGAGATCACAAGCATCAACGTTTTACCCATTCGTGATGATGCTGTGATCAAACGCTTGGGAGTGAGATCCCTACTGGAGTCCGTTCGGGGCCCACAAGCAGCTCCATTGATTGAAGTGGGCACAAGCCTTCAGCGCGACCCCAACACTGTCAGTGGATATGACTGGGGAGGCGGTGAAGGTCCAAACATTCAAATCACAACAGGAACAACAACCAATGTTCGCGTTCTGGTGGAAGAAAGGCGACCGATCAGTTATGTGATCCCAATCCTGCGCGATTTAACCGGAATTTATTAA